From the Spiroplasma alleghenense genome, one window contains:
- a CDS encoding ABC transporter ATP-binding protein/permease: MKEKIKNTQEILNSLDTIIELKNVEKKYGSKTIFESINLKINASDRIGVIGPNGAGKSTISEIIGGTKKPTSGKVERKSDLIMGFQFQTTAYPVGITVLDMIKYYLEVFNVPMTEEQLDVTLKRYQIFKFKNRTLERLSGGQQQLVNILLCLIHNPDFVILDEISTGLDIEVRSEIFNIIEENIIKPDKGMLLVTHLMKEIEDLCNKFIYIDDGKIQESGLVSDLIKEYGSVENYTMKKFIDSKNKNIKNEKLPLRKLDEKNRFNKIINSETKKGKNIPLIKLILKYYYKGMAVPFFLLAFPIILMFLEGFAFKEIYADANSFAAANIIKQLTTSVATVCIIIVGISVLPQTLIEFKNSGLMKRIGATNTRVFNFMLSTISICVIFMILTFFWTMLWSGLMFGWEFGWGEILEPKDWWSSFGYLVIIILSSTTLGIMIASLFKSSSPTSYITISNIIFIPIAFLSGSFIPISLIEKSDILNPISYINPFKYSITPLNKAWMEGGEFNLENLYQIFTSMLLILMYSLISFKKMNWDK; this comes from the coding sequence ATGAAAGAAAAAATAAAAAATACTCAAGAAATTTTAAACAGTCTTGACACAATTATAGAATTAAAAAATGTAGAAAAAAAATATGGAAGTAAAACTATATTTGAGTCTATAAATTTAAAAATTAATGCCAGTGATCGCATTGGAGTAATTGGACCCAATGGTGCTGGTAAGTCCACAATTAGTGAAATAATTGGAGGGACTAAAAAACCAACATCAGGAAAAGTTGAAAGAAAATCTGATTTGATAATGGGTTTTCAATTTCAAACTACAGCATATCCGGTTGGAATAACAGTTTTGGATATGATTAAATATTATTTAGAAGTATTTAATGTTCCGATGACCGAAGAACAACTAGATGTAACTTTAAAAAGGTATCAAATCTTTAAATTTAAAAATCGTACTTTAGAAAGGCTTTCGGGGGGACAACAGCAATTAGTAAATATATTACTTTGCCTAATTCATAACCCAGACTTTGTAATTCTTGATGAGATTTCTACAGGATTGGATATTGAAGTTCGTAGTGAAATATTCAATATCATTGAAGAAAATATTATCAAACCTGACAAGGGAATGCTTTTAGTAACTCACTTAATGAAGGAAATTGAAGATTTATGTAATAAATTTATTTATATAGATGATGGAAAAATTCAAGAGTCAGGATTAGTAAGTGACTTAATAAAAGAGTATGGCTCAGTTGAGAACTATACAATGAAAAAATTTATTGATTCAAAAAATAAAAATATTAAAAATGAAAAATTACCACTTAGAAAATTGGATGAAAAAAATCGCTTTAACAAAATAATAAATAGCGAAACCAAAAAAGGTAAAAACATTCCTTTAATTAAATTAATCTTAAAATATTATTATAAAGGGATGGCGGTGCCGTTTTTCTTGTTGGCATTCCCAATCATATTAATGTTCTTGGAGGGTTTTGCATTTAAGGAAATTTATGCGGATGCCAATAGTTTCGCCGCCGCTAATATAATAAAACAATTAACCACATCGGTTGCAACAGTTTGCATAATTATAGTTGGTATTTCTGTTCTGCCTCAAACTTTAATTGAGTTCAAAAATAGTGGGCTTATGAAACGAATTGGAGCGACTAATACTAGAGTTTTCAATTTCATGTTGTCAACAATTAGTATTTGTGTAATTTTTATGATTCTGACATTTTTTTGAACCATGCTTTGAAGTGGATTAATGTTTGGTTGAGAATTTGGGTGAGGTGAAATTTTAGAACCAAAAGATTGGTGATCATCATTTGGTTACTTAGTAATTATAATTTTGTCTTCAACTACTTTAGGAATTATGATTGCTAGCTTATTTAAATCAAGTTCCCCGACTTCTTATATTACAATTTCAAACATTATTTTCATACCAATAGCCTTTTTAAGCGGGTCATTTATTCCAATTAGTTTAATTGAAAAAAGTGATATCTTGAATCCAATTTCATATATAAATCCTTTTAAATATAGTATTACACCCTTGAATAAAGCGTGAATGGAAGGTGGAGAATTTAATTTAGAAAATCTTTACCAAATTTTTACTTCAATGTTGTTAATACTAATGTATTCATTAATAAGTTTCAAAAAAATGAATTGAGATAAATAA